In Curtobacterium sp. MCPF17_002, one genomic interval encodes:
- a CDS encoding NAD kinase encodes MSEDRHILLVSHTGRRDSIDAAVEVCDLLHAAGLVPVMPFDEYADIRRAEASVGQVDILGVDTQADQLEIVIVLGGDGTILRAAELVRGTGAPIVGVNLGHVGFLAESERDGLTSTVERVLAGEYHVEERVTLQVDVVVGHQVVYSSWALNEATIEKASRERMLEVVTEVDGRPLSSFGCDGVVVSTPTGSTAYSFSGGGPIVWPDVDALLMVPLSAHALFARPIVVGPDCTLAIEVLRRTSGVGVLWCDGRRTHDLPPGARVEVRRSPDPVRVARLKDAPFTDRLVAKFQLPVTGWRGPQPGDEDDQ; translated from the coding sequence ATGAGCGAGGACCGGCACATCCTCCTGGTGTCCCACACGGGTCGTCGGGACTCGATCGACGCGGCGGTCGAGGTCTGCGACCTCCTGCACGCGGCCGGCCTCGTGCCGGTGATGCCCTTCGACGAGTACGCCGACATCCGCCGGGCCGAGGCGTCGGTCGGCCAGGTCGACATCCTCGGCGTCGACACCCAGGCGGACCAGCTCGAGATCGTCATCGTCCTCGGCGGCGACGGCACGATCCTCCGTGCAGCCGAACTCGTACGCGGCACCGGCGCCCCGATCGTCGGGGTGAACCTCGGCCACGTCGGGTTCCTCGCCGAGAGCGAGCGCGACGGGCTGACCTCCACCGTCGAGCGGGTCCTGGCCGGCGAGTACCACGTCGAGGAACGCGTGACCCTGCAGGTCGACGTCGTCGTCGGCCACCAGGTCGTCTACTCGTCCTGGGCGCTCAACGAGGCCACCATCGAGAAGGCCTCGCGGGAGCGCATGCTCGAGGTCGTCACCGAGGTCGACGGTCGCCCGCTGTCGTCGTTCGGTTGCGACGGCGTCGTCGTGTCCACGCCGACCGGCTCCACGGCGTACTCGTTCTCCGGCGGTGGCCCGATCGTCTGGCCGGACGTCGACGCCCTGCTGATGGTGCCGCTGAGCGCCCACGCACTGTTCGCCCGCCCGATCGTGGTCGGGCCGGACTGCACGCTCGCGATCGAGGTCCTCCGGCGGACCAGCGGCGTCGGCGTGCTCTGGTGCGACGGCCGCCGGACCCACGACCTCCCGCCGGGCGCGCGCGTCGAGGTACGGCGATCGCCCGACCCCGTGCGGGTCGCCCGCCTCAAGGACGCCCCGTTCACCGACCGGCTCGTCGCGAAGTTCCAGCTGCCCGTCACCGGGTGGCGTGGCCCGCAGCCGGGCGACGAGGACGACCAGTGA
- a CDS encoding NUDIX hydrolase produces MTDTPLSDESASFEVTDSTVVYEGAVWNVRRDTIAYHDDTMVREYIDHTGAVAVYAEDDEGRVLVIQQYRHPVRLRDWELPAGLLDMEGEDHLTAAKRELGEEADLEADTWESLVRYNTSSGGSDEFIQIYRARGVRATESAFEREAEEADIVTRWVPRSEIIDAIFDGRLHNSALVVAALAVEALEQR; encoded by the coding sequence GTGACTGACACGCCCCTCTCCGACGAATCCGCCTCCTTCGAGGTCACCGACTCCACCGTCGTCTACGAGGGGGCGGTGTGGAACGTCCGACGCGACACCATCGCGTACCACGACGACACGATGGTGCGCGAGTACATCGACCACACCGGCGCCGTCGCCGTGTACGCAGAGGACGACGAAGGCCGCGTCCTCGTCATCCAGCAGTACCGCCACCCCGTCCGGCTGCGCGACTGGGAGCTGCCCGCGGGGCTGCTCGACATGGAGGGCGAGGACCACCTCACCGCCGCGAAGCGCGAGCTGGGCGAGGAAGCCGACCTCGAGGCCGACACCTGGGAGTCGCTCGTCCGCTACAACACGTCCTCCGGGGGGAGCGACGAGTTCATCCAGATCTACCGTGCACGCGGTGTGCGCGCGACCGAGTCGGCGTTCGAGCGTGAGGCGGAGGAAGCCGACATCGTGACGCGGTGGGTGCCGCGCTCGGAGATCATCGACGCGATCTTCGACGGACGGCTGCACAACTCCGCACTCGTCGTCGCGGCGCTCGCCGTCGAGGCGCTCGAGCAGCGCTAG
- the recN gene encoding DNA repair protein RecN, whose product MIEEIQISDLGVIGETTLELGPGFTVVTGETGAGKTMIVTALGLLLGARADATSVRRGASSAVVEGRWHVPDHDAVAERVEDAGGTVEDGELILTRTVSAEGRSRATVGGRSAPVAVLGELADQLVTVHGQSDQIRLTSSTAQRAALDGFGGAALEKVLQRYVTAYDTWQQHTGELETITRDRDDRLAEAERLRAASDEIEAADPQPGEDSELADRAERLGNLEELRLSAGLAHEALSSESLDGVQDVVGLVESARRAIERVAGSDAELQPVLEQLTELGIQASEASASLSSYIGSLEPDAGHDLELINERRALLAGLTRKYGETIDDVIAFGQRASDRLLELDGDDDRIVALQAAVEQDEQALETAAAALTTARTKAATDLAKRVTAELKTLAMAGATLVVEVTDAGEYRRHGRDQVSILLQPHSGTDPRPISKGASGGELSRVMLAIEVVMAGSTTVPTFVFDEVDAGVGGAAAIEIGRRLAKLAERTQVIVVTHLAQVAAFANNHLNVVKDASGAVTSSSVRRLEGEERLQEMARLLSGLGDSASGMEHARELLDVAGQKA is encoded by the coding sequence GTGATCGAGGAGATCCAGATCTCCGACCTCGGGGTGATCGGTGAGACCACCCTCGAGCTCGGTCCGGGCTTCACCGTCGTGACGGGCGAGACCGGTGCGGGCAAGACGATGATCGTCACCGCACTCGGGCTCCTGCTCGGCGCGCGCGCCGACGCGACGTCGGTGCGACGTGGTGCGTCGAGCGCGGTGGTCGAGGGGCGCTGGCACGTGCCCGACCACGACGCGGTCGCCGAACGCGTCGAGGACGCTGGCGGCACCGTCGAGGACGGTGAACTCATCCTGACCCGCACCGTCTCGGCCGAGGGACGCAGCCGTGCGACCGTCGGCGGGCGCAGCGCCCCGGTGGCGGTGCTCGGCGAACTCGCGGACCAGCTCGTCACCGTGCACGGCCAGTCCGACCAGATCCGGCTGACCTCCTCCACCGCACAGCGTGCGGCGCTCGACGGCTTCGGCGGTGCCGCGCTCGAGAAGGTGCTGCAGCGGTACGTCACGGCGTACGACACGTGGCAGCAGCACACCGGTGAGCTCGAGACCATCACCCGCGACCGCGACGACCGGCTGGCCGAAGCCGAACGCCTCCGTGCGGCATCGGACGAGATCGAGGCCGCCGACCCGCAGCCGGGCGAGGACTCCGAGCTCGCCGACCGCGCGGAACGCCTCGGGAACCTCGAGGAACTGCGACTCTCGGCCGGGCTCGCGCACGAAGCGCTGTCGAGCGAGTCCCTGGACGGTGTGCAGGACGTCGTGGGCCTCGTCGAGTCCGCACGCCGGGCAATCGAACGGGTCGCCGGGTCGGACGCCGAACTCCAGCCGGTGCTCGAGCAGCTGACGGAGCTCGGCATCCAGGCGTCCGAGGCGTCGGCGAGCCTGTCGAGCTACATCGGCTCGCTCGAGCCGGACGCCGGGCACGACCTGGAACTCATCAACGAGCGCCGTGCACTCCTGGCCGGACTGACGCGGAAGTACGGCGAGACGATCGACGACGTCATCGCCTTCGGGCAGCGTGCGAGCGACCGCCTGCTGGAGCTCGACGGCGACGACGACCGCATCGTCGCGTTGCAGGCCGCCGTCGAGCAGGACGAACAGGCCCTCGAGACCGCGGCCGCCGCACTGACCACGGCCCGCACGAAGGCCGCGACGGACCTGGCGAAGCGCGTCACGGCGGAGCTGAAGACCCTGGCGATGGCCGGTGCGACCCTGGTGGTCGAGGTCACCGACGCCGGCGAGTACCGGCGGCACGGGCGCGACCAGGTGTCGATCCTGCTGCAACCGCACTCGGGCACGGACCCGCGGCCGATCAGCAAGGGCGCTTCCGGTGGCGAGCTCTCCCGGGTGATGCTCGCGATCGAGGTCGTCATGGCCGGCAGCACGACGGTGCCCACGTTCGTGTTCGACGAGGTCGACGCGGGCGTCGGCGGTGCCGCGGCGATCGAGATCGGGCGGCGCCTCGCGAAGCTCGCGGAGCGCACGCAGGTCATCGTCGTGACGCACCTGGCGCAGGTCGCGGCGTTCGCGAACAACCACCTCAACGTCGTGAAGGACGCCAGCGGTGCGGTCACGTCGTCGAGCGTCCGGCGCCTCGAGGGCGAGGAACGGCTGCAGGAGATGGCGCGGCTGCTCTCCGGGCTCGGCGACAGCGCGAGCGGCATGGAGCACGCACGCGAGTTGCTCGACGTCGCTGGCCAGAAGGCCTGA
- a CDS encoding site-specific tyrosine recombinase XerD encodes MTPLDRATETYLRHIAIERGLSQHTLSAYRRDLAAFASWLESAPVVDSDGADRAGGSAVLDDVGRIARADLAGFVTHLATRPSGPLAPRSIARMLSSVRSFTVFAVGEGWLPLDPGASVRPPKAPMRLPKAISVHDMERLLAAVSVSADDPVQLRDRALLELLYATGARISEAVGLSVDDVTTLSDAGGELSVVKVTGKGNKQRVVPLGSYARAAIDAYLVRARPVFAARGPSTPALFLGARGARLSRQSAWLVIQAAAARADLAEHVSPHTFRHSFATHLLEGGADVRVVQELLGHASVATTQIYTMVTADMLRDVYQTSHPRARR; translated from the coding sequence GTGACCCCGCTCGACCGTGCCACGGAGACGTACCTGCGGCACATCGCGATCGAGCGGGGGCTGTCGCAACACACCCTGTCCGCGTACCGGCGCGACCTGGCCGCCTTCGCCTCGTGGCTGGAGTCGGCGCCGGTCGTCGACTCCGACGGAGCCGACCGGGCCGGGGGGTCGGCGGTGCTCGACGACGTCGGACGCATCGCTCGTGCGGACCTCGCGGGGTTCGTGACGCACCTGGCGACCAGACCATCCGGGCCGCTCGCCCCGCGGTCGATCGCGCGGATGCTCAGCTCCGTCCGGTCGTTCACCGTGTTCGCCGTCGGGGAGGGCTGGCTGCCGCTCGACCCCGGCGCCTCCGTCCGCCCGCCGAAGGCGCCGATGCGACTGCCGAAGGCGATCTCGGTGCACGACATGGAGCGGTTGCTCGCTGCGGTCTCCGTCTCGGCCGACGACCCCGTCCAGCTGCGGGACCGGGCCTTGCTCGAGCTGCTGTACGCCACGGGAGCGCGCATCTCCGAGGCCGTCGGGCTGTCCGTCGACGACGTCACGACGCTGTCGGACGCCGGGGGAGAGCTCTCCGTCGTGAAGGTCACCGGCAAGGGCAACAAGCAGCGCGTGGTGCCGCTCGGCAGCTACGCCCGGGCAGCGATCGACGCGTACCTGGTGCGGGCCCGGCCGGTGTTCGCGGCCCGGGGACCGTCCACGCCGGCGCTGTTCCTCGGTGCCCGCGGCGCGCGACTGTCACGGCAGAGTGCGTGGCTCGTGATCCAGGCGGCGGCGGCGCGTGCCGACCTCGCGGAGCACGTGTCGCCGCACACGTTCCGGCACTCGTTCGCGACGCACCTGCTCGAGGGCGGGGCCGACGTGCGCGTGGTGCAGGAGCTGCTCGGGCACGCGAGCGTCGCGACGACGCAGATCTACACGATGGTGACGGCGGACATGCTCCGGGATGTGTACCAGACGTCGCACCCGAGGGCGCGGCGGTAG
- a CDS encoding CTP synthase — MADTLSSGTQANTSTPKVTKQIFVTGGVVSSLGKGLTAASLGNLLTARGLKVVMQKLDPYLNVDPGTMNPFQHGEVFVTDDGAETDLDIGHYERFLDIDLSQSANVTTGQVYSTVIAKERRGEYLGDTVQVIPHITDEIKRRMREQAGNDPQPDVIITEVGGTVGDIESQPFLESARQVRHELGRNNVFFVHVSLVPFMNASGEQKTKPTQHSVAALRSIGIQPDALVLRSDRPVSESNKRKIALMCDVDEDAVVNAVDVPSIYDLPTLLNSQGLDQVIVEALRLDAGAVDWTSWNPVLRAVHEPTKDVTIALVGKYIDLPDAYLSVTEALRAGGFAHNAKVTLKWVVSDDCTTPEGAAKHLGDVDGICIPGGFGVRGIEGKLGALRFAREQGIPTLGLCLGLQCMVIEYARHEAGLTDASSTEFDPETSTPVIATMAEQVDIIAGGDLGGTMRLGLYPASFTQGSLAAELYGAPEASERHRHRYEVNNKYREQIADAGLVFSGTSPDGTLVEYVELPRDVHPFYIATQAHPELRSRPTNAHPLFAGLVEAAITRHEASSLFDPQTEEQVA, encoded by the coding sequence GTGGCGGACACTCTCAGCAGCGGTACCCAGGCAAACACCTCGACCCCGAAGGTGACGAAGCAGATCTTCGTGACCGGCGGGGTCGTCTCGTCTCTCGGCAAGGGCCTGACGGCGGCCAGCCTCGGCAACCTCCTCACGGCTCGCGGCCTCAAGGTCGTCATGCAGAAGCTCGACCCGTACCTCAACGTGGACCCGGGCACCATGAACCCGTTCCAGCACGGCGAGGTCTTCGTGACCGACGACGGTGCGGAGACGGACCTCGACATCGGGCACTACGAGCGCTTCCTCGACATCGACCTGTCGCAGTCGGCGAACGTCACGACCGGTCAGGTGTACTCGACCGTCATCGCCAAGGAACGCCGCGGCGAGTACCTCGGCGACACGGTGCAGGTCATCCCGCACATCACCGACGAGATCAAGCGTCGGATGCGCGAGCAGGCGGGGAACGACCCGCAGCCCGACGTCATCATCACCGAGGTCGGCGGCACGGTCGGTGACATCGAGTCGCAGCCGTTCCTCGAGTCGGCCCGCCAGGTGCGCCACGAGCTCGGCCGCAACAACGTCTTCTTCGTGCACGTCTCGCTCGTGCCGTTCATGAACGCGTCCGGCGAGCAGAAGACGAAGCCGACGCAGCACTCCGTCGCGGCGCTCCGCTCGATCGGCATCCAGCCGGACGCCCTCGTGCTCCGCTCCGACCGCCCGGTCTCCGAGTCGAACAAGCGCAAGATCGCGCTGATGTGCGACGTGGACGAGGACGCCGTGGTGAACGCCGTGGACGTCCCCTCGATCTACGACCTGCCGACGCTGCTGAACAGCCAGGGCCTCGACCAGGTCATCGTCGAGGCCCTCCGCCTCGACGCCGGTGCGGTCGACTGGACATCGTGGAACCCGGTCCTCCGTGCGGTGCACGAGCCGACGAAGGACGTCACGATCGCCCTGGTCGGCAAGTACATCGACCTCCCCGACGCGTACCTGTCGGTGACCGAGGCGCTCCGTGCGGGTGGCTTCGCGCACAACGCGAAGGTCACGCTGAAGTGGGTCGTGTCCGATGACTGCACCACGCCCGAGGGCGCTGCGAAGCACCTCGGCGACGTGGACGGCATCTGCATCCCCGGCGGCTTCGGCGTGCGCGGCATCGAGGGCAAGCTCGGTGCGCTGCGCTTCGCCCGTGAGCAGGGCATCCCGACGCTCGGCCTGTGCCTCGGCCTGCAGTGCATGGTCATCGAGTACGCCCGCCACGAGGCCGGTCTGACCGACGCGTCGAGCACCGAGTTCGACCCGGAGACCTCGACGCCGGTCATCGCGACCATGGCGGAGCAGGTGGACATCATCGCCGGTGGCGACCTCGGTGGCACCATGCGTCTCGGCCTCTACCCGGCATCGTTCACGCAAGGATCGCTGGCGGCGGAGCTGTACGGCGCGCCGGAGGCCTCCGAGCGGCACCGTCACCGCTACGAGGTGAACAACAAGTACCGCGAGCAGATCGCGGACGCCGGCCTCGTGTTCTCGGGCACCTCGCCCGACGGCACGCTCGTCGAGTACGTCGAGCTGCCGCGGGACGTGCACCCGTTCTACATCGCCACGCAGGCGCACCCGGAGCTGCGCTCGCGTCCGACGAACGCGCACCCGCTGTTCGCGGGCCTCGTCGAGGCCGCGATCACGCGGCACGAGGCGTCGAGCCTCTTCGACCCGCAGACCGAGGAGCAGGTCGCGTAG
- a CDS encoding TlyA family RNA methyltransferase: MPDDPTVGQDTAPVRLDALLAVRGLAKSRTAAAKLILAGRVTVAGAPVVKPSTAVAPAAPIEVDTVDEWVSRAALKLVAALDTFGVDPSGRVALDVGASTGGFTQVLLHRGARRVVALDVGHGQLDPVLALDSRVAVVEGLNARNLTAEDYAALDPAASETSLVVGDLSFISLRLVLPALVEAVPADDFVLLVKPQFEVGRGGVREGIVRDPALRNDALMNVLWAAWDLGLGTTGLAASPIVGTHGNHEYLARFQRDVGTNPTEWIVRATELTEGAA; encoded by the coding sequence GTGCCTGACGACCCCACGGTCGGACAGGACACCGCGCCCGTCCGGCTCGACGCGCTGCTCGCCGTCCGCGGGCTGGCGAAGTCACGGACTGCGGCGGCGAAGCTCATCCTGGCCGGTCGGGTGACCGTCGCGGGTGCGCCGGTCGTGAAGCCGTCCACGGCGGTCGCCCCGGCTGCGCCGATCGAGGTCGACACGGTCGACGAGTGGGTGTCCCGCGCCGCGCTCAAGCTCGTCGCCGCGCTCGACACGTTCGGCGTCGACCCGAGCGGACGTGTCGCGTTGGACGTCGGCGCGAGCACGGGCGGCTTCACGCAGGTGCTCCTGCACCGCGGCGCCCGACGGGTCGTGGCGCTCGACGTCGGTCACGGCCAGCTCGACCCGGTCCTGGCGCTCGACTCCCGGGTGGCCGTGGTCGAGGGGCTGAACGCCCGGAACCTCACCGCCGAGGACTACGCGGCGCTCGACCCGGCGGCGTCGGAGACGAGCCTGGTGGTCGGAGACCTGTCGTTCATCTCGCTCCGCCTGGTGTTGCCGGCCCTGGTCGAGGCGGTGCCGGCGGACGACTTCGTCCTGCTCGTCAAGCCGCAGTTCGAGGTCGGACGCGGTGGTGTCCGCGAGGGCATCGTCCGCGACCCGGCACTGCGGAACGACGCGCTCATGAACGTGCTCTGGGCGGCCTGGGACCTCGGTCTCGGCACGACCGGGCTCGCTGCGTCCCCGATCGTCGGCACGCACGGCAACCACGAGTACCTGGCGCGCTTCCAGCGGGATGTCGGTACCAATCCGACAGAATGGATCGTCCGGGCGACGGAACTGACGGAAGGGGCGGCATGA